The stretch of DNA AATGAGTTCTAATAATTTTTGGTACAGATTCAAGCTTTTGAAATATTCCCCTATCAACCTGTTCCCCGACAACAAGTGCACATGCAACCCCATCTGCAAAAAGTGAAGTTCCTATTAAGTTACTTTTTGACCGATCATTTCTTTGAAAGGTTAGGCTGCATAATTCAACCGATAGTACCAATACTTTAGCCAATGGAAATGCAAGACAGTATTCAAATGCACGTGACAAGCCTGAGGCGCCACCAGCGCAGCCTAATCCCCATATAGGAATTCTTTTTGTATTTTGTGAGAATGGAAGCTTATTCATAATCCTTGCTTCAATGCTTGGCGTCGCAAGTCCTGAGCTTGAAATAAAAAAAATCGCTTCAATTTCATTGTATGGAACTTCACTTTTTAGAAAGTCATCGTTCATTAGGCATTTTTTAATTGCTTCAGCCCCTAAATCAGTTGCACAATCAATATACGCTTCATTTTTTTCTGAGAAGGTTTTATCAGTTTTAAACCAGTTCATGTCTTTAGCAAAATGCCTTTTTTCAATTTGACCATTATGAAAAACCTGTAATAATCTTTCAATATTATGAAAGGAATCAGAAAATAAATCTCTTGCAAAATCCATGACCTCATCCTGCTTAAGAATATGTCTTGGGATAGCTTCTGCAATTGATACGATTGATGGCATTGCGTCCTCTCCTTCTTAACACTTAATGATATTTTTTCCCACAAATTGCATAATATTCATTATGTTGCTAGAATCAGGAAATAAAAAAGCTCCCCCAAATGAGGAAGCAAAAGTCTTGAAGGAGTCGTTGTGCAATTTAATTATAGATTTTTTTTAAAAAGGATACATCACCAAATCTTTTCCAATTAATTTTTTTGTGTTTTTTCAAAAAATTATACGTTTGAATTAAAAAATGATGTTAAAATAGTCCTAGTTAATAAGTTGGAGGAATGCCGGGTGACATTAACCAAAAGTGTGACAGATATATTAAACGGGACTATTGATGCGGTGAAATCAGTCTTACCATTGGAGATTACAGTAGAAAAACCTGCATTATTTAATCAACCCTTCACCCAGCATTCTATTGGTGTATTAATAGGATTGACAGGAGATGCAAGGGGCCGTATTATCATTGACGGCGATGAAATGATTTTCGGGAAAATTGGGGAAGCCATGTTTGGAATGGTCCTTGAGGGTGAAATGCTTGAATCCTTTGCGGGAGAGCTCGGCAATATGATTGCAGGCAGTATTTCTACATATGCCTCACAAAGAGGCTTTGAGATGGATATAACACCTCCAACGGTTTTAGTCGGCCAAACAAAGGTATATGGGTTTACAAAAGCCTTCAGACTGCCAATCACTATTCAAAATGTTGGTAGTTTAATGATTGTTTTAATGGTGGAATTAAATTAATCAACGGTACGTATCGTACCGTTTTTTATTTTCATAAAAATTAATCCTTTGATGAAAAATCATTTTCATTCTTTTGCTTTTGAACTTCAATAATAATTTTTTTCTTTACTAATTTACCGCACCCCTTGCATACTACTTCGTGGTTATATAATAGTCTGCAATAATCGCAATAATATTTTTCCATATGATACTCACTTCCTGTAACACTGTTTCCGTATTATATTTTTTTCGTTTTAAATGTGTGATTAAATGGAAAATCGTTATTTAAAAAATATTACTTTAATAAATAATGTTAATTCGTTTCTCTGCTTTTAATCCTTTATTAAAATTTCAGAATCACCCGAAAATATTCTGAGTCTTCCTTTAAAATGACCTTATCCCTCCCCGCATTCATCTTCAAACATTTTAATTCCCTCAGCTTCAAATTGTTTAACCGCATTTACAACAACGAGTAAATATTCCTAATTCTTTGCCAGCATATTTTTTTGTTACTATACCCTTCTTAAAAAATATGCTACCTTTGAATTTTATATCATAGGTTTCTCTATTTTCACCCATAAAAAATCCCCTAATAGCAGACAGTTGAATGTTTTCTTTTTCTGTCTACTAGTGAATTATATAACTGTGCTTTTGCTGAAGGATAAATTGAAGGACATGTTGAAATTGTTAATGATGTTAAACTAACTTTCGATAGTGGAGAAGAATCTCCAATTTTCTTTTTACCTAAATAGATTGTCAAAGCCCCTTAAATTTTAGAAGGGCTTTTTAAGAATTATATAGGTATAGTAGATAAACGGATATAATATCTTAAAGATGAGAGGAGATTGGGAATGTCTGATACAGTTGGACTGTCATTAACAATTCTGTTTGAAATTATTGCGTTTAGTATAATCAACTTTTATGTATTCAAGTTTTCTCAGAAAGATATTAAAAGAAGAATATGGTCAGGGGTTATTTTTCTCCTCTTAACACCACTTATTTTCTTTGGCACTTTATTTTTTGTCTTATTCTTTGATGAAAGTGGTTGGGGTGCAGGTATATTAACTGTCGTTTTTACTGGTCTTTATATCATAAACGGTATTTTAGTGTTACTTTCTTCCATCTGTTTATATTTTATGAAATCTAAAAAACGAGTAGTTTAGTAAGGTGATTTCACTTTATAATCTCTCAATTGAGAAGGGACTATTTGCTGTATGTTATTCGTTTACGTTTCATAACAAAAAACGTCACCTCCAATTGCTTATCTAATTATTATTAGATAAGCAATTGGTGATGACGTATCGACATATTTTCACCTAAAATATGTCGGGTATTCTAAGTGAAAATTCACTCATGGTTTCCAATCTATAATACCTTTGATTCTTTTATTTTTACAGGATGTTTCTGTTTGAACTTTATTTCATTAAATAGAATATTTAATAAAATCGCTGTTAGGCTCCCTGCTACTATTCCATTTTCAGTCAAAATTCGAATGCTATCAGGCAGCTGAGCAAATAACCCTGGTACAACAGAAACGCCAAGTCCCATTCCTACAGAACAGGCAATAATCAATAAATTTTCCTGTGATGCAAATTCAACTTTGCTCAGCATTTTTATTCCGGAAGCAACAACCATACCGAACATGGCAACCATTGCTCCTCCTAAAACTGGAGCAGGAATGATGGTTGTTATTGCCCCAATTTTCGGAACGAAACCAAGCAAAATAAGCATGGAAGCTGCAGTATAAATGACATTGTTCGATTTAACTCCAGAAATTTGAATTAGGCCAACATTTTGCGAATAGGTGGTATAAGGAAATGAATTGAAAATACCGCCGATAATGCTTGCTAACCCTTCAGCGCGGTACCCATTCACCAAATCTTTTTCTTCAATTTTCTTACCACAAATGTCACCTAGTGCAAAATAAACACCAGAAGATTCAACTAAACTTACTAATGCAACAAGAATCATTGTGATGATAGGTGTTATTTCAAAGGTTGGCAGCCCAAAATAAAACGGCTTTGCCATATGAAACCATGAAGCTTCTCCTACAGCAGTAAAATCAACTTTTCCCATAAATGAAGCTGCAATAGTTCCCGCAATTAAACCGATTAGAATCGAAATAGAACGAATGAATCCTTTTGAAAACCTGAATAGGAGAATTATGAATAGTAGAGTACCAAATGCAAGAGCAATATTGGATAAAGCTCCAAAATCAGGACTTCCTTGACCTCCAGCCATATTATTCATTGCCACTGGGACAAGTGTAATCCCGATAATTGTTACCACCGATCCTGTAACAACTGGCGGAAAAAATCTTACGAGTTTCCCAAAATATTTACCTATTATTACTACAAAAACACCTGATACTAGAATAGCTCCGTAAATAGCTGATATCCCATATTGATTTCCTATAGCAATGATGGGACCTACAGCTGTAAATGTACATCCTAATACAATAGGAAGACCTATTCCAAAATACTTGTTTCTCCAAACTTGAAGGATTGTAGCCACACCACTTGTCAAAATATCTATGGATACTAAGTAGGTAAGCTGTTCCCCTGTTAATCCAAGTGCTCCTCCAATTATTAATGGCACGATGACAGCCCCGGCATACATGGCTAATACGTGCTGAATACCTAATGAAGCTACTTTTAGTCGTTGTTGATTCATTTCACTGTCTCCCCTACATTATCTGTAATAAAGGTAACGATTCCGTTTTCTAGTGAACCAATTCTAGCTAATGATTCAACACGATAGCCCTGTTCTCGAAGAATTTTACCCCCATCTTGAAAACCTTTTTCAATTACTATGCCAATCCCTGCAATTTCTGCCTTTGCATGCTTTGCAATATCAGCTAATCCGATTGCAGCCTGACCATTTGCTAGGAAATCATCTATGATAAGAACTCTATCATTCTCGTTTAAATACTTCTTCGCAATAGAGATTTCATTCGATTCTTGCTTCGTAAAGGAATAGACCTTTGAAGAATATAGTTCATTTAAAAGTGTTAATGATTTGCGTTTTCTTGCAAAAATAACGGGAACTTGAAGTTGTAAGCCTGCCATAACCGATGGGGCAATTCCGGAAGACTCTATAGTCAATATTTTTGTTATCCCTTCACTTTGGAAACGGCTAGCAAATTCTCTACCAATCTCGTACATTAGTTGAGGGTCAATTTGATGATTTAAAAAAGAATCAACTTTCAAAACGGAGTCAGATAGAACAATTCCATCCTCTTTTATTTTATTTATAAGTAACTCCATATTTATCCTCCTTCTGATGTTCATTTCAAGCTGATAAATGCAAAAAAAGCTTGATGATCATTGTCTTCACTTCATTAATATGAGTGAAGCAATGACCATCAAGCTTTATCGAAAAAGATGGAAATTATCAGGGAATACAATTCAGATTCCCGATCATTACTTACTCATAGTCAGGTCATTTACGGTAACCCGGTAGAAACTTGCAAGCCATATTCCTGCGATTATATGAGTTAATCTTTATTAGTATTTTATTAATTTGCGATAAAAGTATTATAACATCATTTTTTAGGAAATCAATTAAACAAATTAGACCGAGGGGTATTTTATGCATTTTTCTTTGAATGCCTATGTTTTCGATGTTTTAAGAAAATGTATGCTTCCGAGAAAAATAGGCAAAAAAACATACATCTTAAGCACTATTTCTATACACTCACATGATAGATTTCATCTTCACAATATCTTCACAATTACACCCCTTCATTCGTGATATATATCACTGAAATACCAACTTTACACTATTAGCATAGTGTTAAAGTTATCAATGAACAATTTGTGAACTCACTAAAACCATCTAGATTCTCCAAAATAGTTTAGTATTATGAAATTGTAATCATTTACTTTTTCCAAATTTCCGAAAGGAGTGAGAGAAAATGGCGAAAACGGAACTCAATAGAAATACAGAAACAGAAACTGAAATTGAAGTAG from Cytobacillus dafuensis encodes:
- a CDS encoding type III polyketide synthase — its product is MPSIVSIAEAIPRHILKQDEVMDFARDLFSDSFHNIERLLQVFHNGQIEKRHFAKDMNWFKTDKTFSEKNEAYIDCATDLGAEAIKKCLMNDDFLKSEVPYNEIEAIFFISSSGLATPSIEARIMNKLPFSQNTKRIPIWGLGCAGGASGLSRAFEYCLAFPLAKVLVLSVELCSLTFQRNDRSKSNLIGTSLFADGVACALVVGEQVDRGIFQKLESVPKIIRTHSTLLPNSLDVMGWEIRDDGLYVIFSKDIPSIIESWLKPNVNNFLLQKKLDLGDIQHFIAHPGGKKVIDAYVDSLKIDPQMTKISLEVLKQFGNMSSATILYVLKRFMEIGKTSEYGLATALGPGFSSEMLLLRWEN
- a CDS encoding nucleobase:cation symporter-2 family protein, with the protein product MNQQRLKVASLGIQHVLAMYAGAVIVPLIIGGALGLTGEQLTYLVSIDILTSGVATILQVWRNKYFGIGLPIVLGCTFTAVGPIIAIGNQYGISAIYGAILVSGVFVVIIGKYFGKLVRFFPPVVTGSVVTIIGITLVPVAMNNMAGGQGSPDFGALSNIALAFGTLLFIILLFRFSKGFIRSISILIGLIAGTIAASFMGKVDFTAVGEASWFHMAKPFYFGLPTFEITPIITMILVALVSLVESSGVYFALGDICGKKIEEKDLVNGYRAEGLASIIGGIFNSFPYTTYSQNVGLIQISGVKSNNVIYTAASMLILLGFVPKIGAITTIIPAPVLGGAMVAMFGMVVASGIKMLSKVEFASQENLLIIACSVGMGLGVSVVPGLFAQLPDSIRILTENGIVAGSLTAILLNILFNEIKFKQKHPVKIKESKVL
- a CDS encoding xanthine phosphoribosyltransferase, encoding MELLINKIKEDGIVLSDSVLKVDSFLNHQIDPQLMYEIGREFASRFQSEGITKILTIESSGIAPSVMAGLQLQVPVIFARKRKSLTLLNELYSSKVYSFTKQESNEISIAKKYLNENDRVLIIDDFLANGQAAIGLADIAKHAKAEIAGIGIVIEKGFQDGGKILREQGYRVESLARIGSLENGIVTFITDNVGETVK
- a CDS encoding chemotaxis protein CheX, which produces MTLTKSVTDILNGTIDAVKSVLPLEITVEKPALFNQPFTQHSIGVLIGLTGDARGRIIIDGDEMIFGKIGEAMFGMVLEGEMLESFAGELGNMIAGSISTYASQRGFEMDITPPTVLVGQTKVYGFTKAFRLPITIQNVGSLMIVLMVELN